Proteins encoded together in one Streptomyces sp. B1I3 window:
- a CDS encoding ATP-dependent DNA helicase: MTKPSLPELLHAAVTAVGGTERPGQVTMAEAVAEAVEDNAHLLVQAGTGTGKSLGYLVPALAHGERVVVATATLALQRQLVERDLPRTVDALHPLLRRRPQFAMLKGRSNYLCLHRLHEGVPQDEEEGLFDQFEAAAPSSKLGQDLLRMRDWSDDTETGDRDDLTPGVSDRAWAQISVSSRECLGATRCAYGAECFAEMARERAKLADVVVTNHALLAIDAIEGAPVLPPHEVLIVDEAHELVSRVTGVATGELTPGQVNRAVRRAAKLVNEKAADALQTASEGFERVMELALPGRLEEVPEDLGYALAALRDAARTVISALGSTRDKSVQDEDAVRKQAMASVESVHSVAERITQGSEYDVVWYERHDRFGASVRVAPLSVSGLLREKLFADRSVVLTSATLKLGGDFNGVGASLGLAPEGTAGDDVPQWKGLDVGSPFDYPKQGILYVARHLATPGREGSRTDMLDELAELVDAAGGRTLGLFSSMRAAQAAAEELRGRQDRPILLQGEETLGELIKNFAADPETCLFGTLSLWQGVDVPGASCQLVVMDRIPFPRPDDPLMSARQKAVEEAGGNGFMAVAATHAALLMAQGAGRLVRATGDKGVVAVLDPRLANARYGSYLRASLPDFWYTTDRNQVRRSLAAIDAAAKAAP; encoded by the coding sequence ATGACGAAGCCATCTCTCCCCGAGCTCCTCCATGCCGCCGTCACCGCCGTCGGCGGTACGGAACGGCCCGGCCAGGTCACCATGGCCGAGGCCGTCGCCGAGGCCGTCGAGGACAACGCCCACCTCCTCGTCCAGGCCGGTACCGGCACGGGCAAGTCCCTCGGCTACCTGGTGCCCGCCCTGGCGCACGGGGAGCGCGTCGTGGTGGCCACGGCGACCCTCGCCCTCCAGCGCCAGCTGGTGGAGCGCGACCTTCCGCGTACGGTCGACGCACTGCATCCCCTGCTGCGCCGCCGTCCGCAGTTCGCGATGCTCAAGGGCCGCTCGAACTACCTGTGCCTGCACCGCCTCCATGAGGGGGTGCCCCAGGACGAGGAGGAAGGGCTCTTCGACCAGTTCGAGGCGGCGGCCCCGTCGAGCAAGCTCGGTCAGGACCTGCTGCGCATGCGCGACTGGTCGGACGACACGGAGACCGGAGACCGGGACGACCTCACTCCGGGTGTGTCCGACCGCGCCTGGGCGCAGATCTCGGTCTCCTCGCGCGAGTGCCTGGGCGCGACCAGGTGTGCGTACGGCGCCGAGTGCTTCGCGGAGATGGCCCGTGAGCGGGCCAAGCTCGCCGATGTCGTCGTCACCAACCACGCCCTGCTCGCCATCGACGCGATCGAGGGTGCCCCGGTGCTCCCGCCGCACGAGGTGCTGATCGTGGACGAGGCCCACGAGCTGGTGTCACGGGTCACCGGGGTCGCGACCGGCGAGCTCACACCGGGCCAGGTGAACCGGGCGGTGCGCCGCGCGGCCAAGCTGGTCAACGAGAAGGCGGCCGACGCCCTCCAGACGGCGTCGGAGGGATTCGAGCGGGTCATGGAGCTGGCACTCCCCGGCCGCCTCGAGGAGGTGCCGGAAGACCTCGGTTACGCCTTGGCGGCGCTGCGTGACGCCGCGCGCACGGTGATCTCGGCCCTCGGGTCCACCCGGGACAAGTCCGTCCAGGACGAGGACGCCGTGCGTAAGCAGGCCATGGCGTCCGTGGAGTCCGTCCACAGCGTCGCGGAACGCATCACCCAGGGCTCCGAGTACGACGTCGTCTGGTACGAACGCCACGACCGCTTCGGAGCCTCCGTGCGGGTCGCCCCGCTCTCCGTGTCCGGGCTGCTGCGCGAGAAGCTCTTCGCCGACCGTTCGGTGGTCCTCACCTCGGCGACGCTCAAACTGGGCGGGGACTTCAACGGGGTGGGTGCCTCGCTCGGGCTCGCGCCCGAAGGTACGGCGGGGGACGACGTCCCGCAGTGGAAGGGCCTGGACGTCGGCTCACCGTTCGACTACCCGAAGCAGGGCATCCTGTACGTCGCCCGGCATCTGGCCACACCGGGCCGGGAGGGTTCCCGCACCGACATGCTGGACGAGCTGGCCGAACTGGTCGACGCCGCCGGGGGCAGGACCCTCGGACTGTTCTCGTCCATGCGGGCGGCCCAGGCCGCGGCGGAGGAGCTGCGGGGCCGGCAGGACAGGCCGATCCTGCTGCAAGGGGAGGAGACGCTCGGAGAGCTGATCAAGAACTTCGCCGCCGACCCCGAGACCTGTCTCTTCGGCACCTTGTCCCTTTGGCAGGGGGTCGACGTCCCCGGGGCGAGCTGCCAGCTGGTGGTGATGGACAGGATTCCGTTCCCCCGGCCGGACGACCCGCTGATGAGCGCACGCCAGAAGGCCGTCGAGGAAGCCGGTGGCAACGGCTTCATGGCGGTCGCGGCCACGCACGCAGCGTTGCTGATGGCGCAGGGCGCCGGCCGGCTCGTCCGTGCCACGGGCGACAAGGGGGTCGTGGCCGTGCTCGATCCGCGGCTCGCCAACGCCCGTTACGGAAGCTACCTCCGCGCGTCGCTGCCCGACTTCTGGTACACCACCGACCGCAATCAGGTGCGGCGCTCGCTGGCGGCCATCGACGCAGCAGCCAAAGCCGCGCCCTGA
- a CDS encoding IucA/IucC family siderophore biosynthesis protein: MPTHPASHDSAPLRTPLATEELNREAWDRAAVRLLAKMLGEFAYEEVIEPARREEGPAGDTHGYTLRLDDGRILSFRACRGVYASWRVDPDSIREGAAVEDGTSGGTPFRDPLSFLVRARRLLGLDGATLGHLVRELTATLTADARLDRTALRAAQLADLSYAELEGHQTGHPWLVANKGRLGFSAADAARFTPEARSATTLPWIAVSTRIAGYRGVARLATPGQLYDQELDASVRASFTAVLRDRGLDPGDYLFLPVHPWQWDEWVVPLFAPSIADGRIVPLHTDDDLRLPQQSIRTFTNLGRPDRHTVKLPLSILNTLVWRGLPTERTLAAPAVTAWVQGLCEGDPFLRDSGVILLGEVASVAVEHPLYDHLPEVPYQFKEILGAIWREPLPPRLGSGERARTLASLLHTDPDGRAFTAELVTRSGLTPAAWLSRLFAALLPPLLHFLYRYGTVFSPHGENAIVVFDEQDVPQRLAIKDFVDDVNISARPLPEHDTMPDDVRGVLLTEDPAFLTQFIHSGLFVGVFRFLSPLCEEQLDVPESEFWFLVRAEVLRYHARFPELKERFEIFDMLTPTIERLCLNRNRLHLDGYRDRPQRPHAAVHGAVPNPLHPSA, encoded by the coding sequence GTGCCGACACATCCCGCGAGCCACGACTCGGCGCCGCTTCGCACGCCGCTCGCCACCGAGGAACTGAACCGGGAGGCCTGGGACCGAGCGGCGGTGCGACTGCTCGCGAAGATGCTCGGTGAGTTCGCCTACGAGGAAGTCATCGAACCCGCCCGGCGGGAGGAGGGCCCCGCCGGGGACACGCACGGCTACACCCTGCGGCTCGACGACGGCCGGATCCTGAGCTTCCGCGCGTGCCGCGGCGTCTACGCGAGCTGGCGCGTCGACCCGGATTCGATCCGCGAGGGCGCGGCGGTCGAGGACGGGACCTCCGGGGGGACTCCCTTCCGCGACCCGTTGAGCTTCCTCGTCCGCGCCCGCCGTCTCCTCGGTCTCGACGGGGCCACCCTCGGCCACCTCGTACGCGAGCTCACCGCCACCCTGACGGCCGACGCCCGCCTCGACCGCACCGCGCTCCGTGCGGCGCAGCTCGCCGACCTCTCCTACGCCGAACTCGAAGGCCACCAGACCGGACACCCCTGGCTGGTGGCGAACAAGGGCCGCCTCGGCTTCTCGGCCGCGGACGCCGCACGCTTCACCCCCGAAGCGCGCTCCGCCACCACACTGCCGTGGATCGCCGTCAGCACCCGCATAGCCGGCTACCGGGGGGTGGCCCGGCTCGCCACCCCCGGGCAGTTGTACGACCAGGAACTGGACGCGTCGGTCCGCGCCTCGTTCACCGCCGTCCTGCGCGACCGCGGCCTCGACCCCGGCGACTACCTCTTCCTGCCGGTCCACCCCTGGCAGTGGGACGAGTGGGTCGTGCCCCTCTTCGCCCCCTCCATCGCCGACGGCCGGATAGTGCCCCTGCACACGGACGACGACCTCCGGCTTCCGCAGCAGTCGATCCGGACGTTCACCAACCTCGGACGGCCCGACCGGCACACGGTCAAGCTGCCCCTGTCGATCCTCAACACGCTCGTCTGGCGCGGTCTGCCGACCGAACGCACGCTCGCCGCCCCGGCCGTCACCGCATGGGTCCAGGGACTGTGTGAGGGGGACCCCTTCCTGCGCGACAGCGGGGTGATCCTCCTGGGCGAGGTCGCCTCGGTAGCGGTCGAACATCCGCTCTACGACCACCTCCCCGAGGTGCCGTACCAGTTCAAGGAGATCCTCGGCGCCATCTGGCGCGAGCCGCTGCCGCCGAGGCTCGGCTCCGGGGAGCGGGCCCGCACCCTCGCCTCCCTGCTGCACACGGACCCCGACGGCCGCGCCTTCACGGCCGAGCTGGTCACACGGTCGGGACTCACCCCGGCAGCCTGGCTGAGCCGGCTCTTCGCCGCCCTGCTGCCCCCGCTCCTGCACTTCCTGTACCGCTACGGCACCGTGTTCTCCCCCCACGGCGAGAACGCCATCGTGGTCTTCGACGAGCAGGACGTCCCACAGCGTCTCGCGATCAAGGACTTCGTCGACGACGTGAACATCAGCGCCCGGCCACTGCCCGAGCACGACACGATGCCGGACGACGTCCGCGGTGTCCTGCTCACGGAAGATCCCGCCTTCCTCACCCAGTTCATCCACTCGGGGCTCTTCGTCGGCGTCTTCCGCTTCCTCTCCCCGCTCTGCGAGGAACAGCTGGACGTGCCGGAGAGCGAATTCTGGTTCCTCGTCCGCGCCGAGGTCCTGCGCTACCACGCCCGCTTCCCGGAGCTCAAGGAGCGGTTCGAGATCTTCGACATGCTGACGCCGACGATCGAGCGCCTCTGCCTCAACCGCAACCGCCTGCACCTGGACGGCTACCGTGACAGGCCGCAACGCCCGCACGCCGCCGTCCACGGCGCGGTGCCCAACCCCCTGCACCCCTCGGCGTGA
- a CDS encoding GNAT family N-acetyltransferase, whose product MHHADAHTGPGAPPPRVTSGEDTVELRLTEELLTLLGDDGPPVEASPDGGASPGATPPPAVRRRGDARADTSGPVGDPATWGPVPTPAGAFRLVRVELARDLAVISRWMNDPAVAAFWELAGPEPVTAGHLRPQLEGDGRSVPCLGVLDGRPMSYWEIYRADLDPLARHYPARPHDTGVHLLIGGVGNRGRGIGSSLLRAVSDLVLDHRPRCARVVAEPDLRNTPSVSAFLSAGFRFSAEVELPGKRAALMVRDRAHRAQL is encoded by the coding sequence GTGCACCACGCCGATGCGCACACCGGGCCCGGTGCGCCCCCACCGCGCGTCACGAGTGGCGAGGACACGGTGGAGCTGCGGCTCACCGAGGAGCTGCTCACCCTGCTCGGTGACGACGGGCCACCGGTCGAGGCATCGCCGGACGGTGGGGCCTCGCCGGGCGCCACCCCACCGCCCGCCGTCCGGCGGCGGGGCGACGCCCGGGCAGACACTTCCGGACCCGTCGGCGATCCGGCCACGTGGGGCCCGGTCCCCACCCCGGCCGGTGCGTTCCGGCTGGTTCGCGTCGAACTCGCACGCGACCTCGCCGTGATCAGCCGCTGGATGAACGACCCGGCGGTCGCCGCCTTCTGGGAACTCGCCGGGCCGGAGCCGGTCACCGCCGGCCACCTCCGGCCGCAGCTCGAAGGCGACGGCCGCAGCGTCCCCTGCCTCGGTGTGCTCGACGGCAGGCCCATGAGCTACTGGGAGATCTACCGGGCGGACCTGGACCCGCTGGCCCGCCACTACCCGGCCCGGCCCCATGACACCGGGGTCCACCTCCTGATCGGCGGCGTGGGCAACCGGGGCCGGGGCATCGGCTCCTCACTGCTGAGGGCGGTCTCCGATCTCGTGCTCGACCACCGTCCGCGGTGCGCGCGTGTCGTCGCGGAGCCGGACCTGCGCAACACCCCGTCCGTCTCGGCCTTCCTGAGCGCCGGTTTCCGCTTCTCTGCGGAAGTGGAACTGCCCGGCAAACGAGCTGCTTTGATGGTCCGCGACCGGGCCCACCGTGCGCAGCTGTGA